The following is a genomic window from Bacteroidales bacterium.
TTATATTTCTTCTTGAAAATTTCGATCAGTTCGAGGAACATAAGAGAATCACCTTCCAGGTCGGAAATAATGTTGGTCTGATCATTTATCTTGCTGAGGTCAACCTCGCATTCTTCTGCAAAGAATTGACAGACAATCTCTTTTACTTCTTTTCTGATACTTTCAGTTATCTCTATCATAGGTTGACTTTATTTTTTTAAAAGAAAATGATGCCCGTTTCCGGGATAAAGTTAGATATATTTTTTAAAGACCAATGAAGCGTTATGGCCCCCGAATGCAAAAGAATTTGAAATAGCGCAACGAACAGGCTGCTTTCGGGTTCTATTTGGCACATAATCCAGGTCCAGTTCCGGGTCGGGAATATCCAGGTGTATGGTAGGCGTGATGATATCATGATAAATACTCATCACCGTGACAACACCCTCGATAACACCTGCAGCTCCGACTGTGTGTCCTATCATCGATTTTGTCGAAGAAACAGGGATTTTATAAGCATAATCGCCGAAGACTTTTTTAATTGCCATGGTTTCATACTTATCGTTCAGGGTGGTCGAAGTACCATGTGCATTGATATACCCGACTTCATCCGGCTTCACGCCGGCATTTTTCAGAGCTGTCTCAATGGTTTGCATGATGCCTTCGCCATCTTTCATCGGGGCCATAATATTGTAAGCTTCGCTGGTTATTGCATAGCCTGTGAGTTCTGCATAAATTCTGGCGTTTCTTTTTAATGCAGATTCTTCCGATTCCAGAATCATAATACCGGCGCCTTCGCCGATGACAAATCCATCGCGGTCTTTTGAAAAGGGACAGCATGCTTTTTCAGGATCATTATTCACCGATAAAGCATAAAGTTCATTGAAACCTTCTATCTCCTCCCGGTTAATGATCGAATCGGCTCCACCTGTAATGACGATATCTGCCACCCCATTTTTGATCATATCATACCCGATCCCGATTGCATAAGCTGATGAAGCACAGGCACAAGAAACTGTGAAATTTGGGCCGCGCAGTTTGTATTCGAGAGAAATCCAGGCCGACATGGCATTGCTCATACTTTTCAGCACCTTATTTTTCGCGGTGGTTCCCTTCTCAGTACTGGTGTTAGCAGTACTTACCACACCAAGGATGACGGCACATCTTGATTTATCCTGCGATTCAAAGTCGATAGCAGCATGCCTGACTGCGTCAGCAGCACACACATAGCACATCTTCGTAACCCTGGTCATTTGCTCGGCGGTTCTTTTCCTGATATATTCTGAGGCATATTCCTCAAATGAATCGGGAACCTGGGCTGCGATCCTGGTTTGAAGGCCAGCAGGATCAAACAAAGTAATCGGTTTTACACCGTTTTTTCCGGCAACCATATTTTCCCAGCTTGTCTGCAAATCCAGGCCAAGCGAGGTAATGATGTTCATGCCGGTGATGACAACTCTTTTATGCATGCGGATTCGAAAATTTGAGATATGAAAATTTGGAAATTCGAATGAAATGTGTGTTTTTATGGTTTTATACTCATTAGCAAAATAAAGTAAAATTTTACTTCTATTTTT
Proteins encoded in this region:
- a CDS encoding acyl carrier protein, producing the protein MIEITESIRKEVKEIVCQFFAEECEVDLSKINDQTNIISDLEGDSLMFLELIEIFKKKYNLNIELKTVGKYVLKHPVETIGQLIDTQLLMIKYENKITELD
- a CDS encoding beta-ketoacyl-[acyl-carrier-protein] synthase family protein; this encodes MHKRVVITGMNIITSLGLDLQTSWENMVAGKNGVKPITLFDPAGLQTRIAAQVPDSFEEYASEYIRKRTAEQMTRVTKMCYVCAADAVRHAAIDFESQDKSRCAVILGVVSTANTSTEKGTTAKNKVLKSMSNAMSAWISLEYKLRGPNFTVSCACASSAYAIGIGYDMIKNGVADIVITGGADSIINREEIEGFNELYALSVNNDPEKACCPFSKDRDGFVIGEGAGIMILESEESALKRNARIYAELTGYAITSEAYNIMAPMKDGEGIMQTIETALKNAGVKPDEVGYINAHGTSTTLNDKYETMAIKKVFGDYAYKIPVSSTKSMIGHTVGAAGVIEGVVTVMSIYHDIITPTIHLDIPDPELDLDYVPNRTRKQPVRCAISNSFAFGGHNASLVFKKYI